The Rhizobium leguminosarum genome includes a region encoding these proteins:
- a CDS encoding MYG1 family protein, whose protein sequence is MIPDFLVTHSGGFHADELLSSVILTRLFPQARIVRSRAPEWITPGEDRIIYDVGGAYDPAAGIFDHHQRGAPLRDDGQPYSSFGLIWKHYGRDYLAASGLPEAHVEAMHGSFDAGFVLPVDLTDNGALSPSGPLAGLTLPALLETLKPVFDEASPEADDRAFHAALAIARSFVEARIAQSAAKLRAEAIVHRAIEAAGQGRVLELPRGMPFRPAIVKAGADHLLFVVHPREKDWCVTGIRRAEEGFELRADLPAGWAGLTNGALEAVCGIEGASFCHNGRFIAAARTREAALAMAELAVKEALSIGAQSNGGS, encoded by the coding sequence ATGATCCCCGATTTCCTCGTCACCCATTCCGGTGGCTTTCATGCCGACGAATTGCTGTCGAGCGTCATCCTGACCCGGCTTTTCCCGCAGGCGCGTATCGTCCGCAGCCGGGCGCCGGAGTGGATCACGCCGGGCGAAGACCGGATCATCTACGATGTCGGCGGAGCCTATGACCCTGCTGCCGGGATATTCGATCACCACCAGCGCGGCGCTCCGTTGCGCGACGATGGCCAGCCCTACAGCTCGTTCGGGCTGATCTGGAAGCATTACGGCCGTGATTATCTCGCAGCCTCAGGCCTTCCCGAAGCACATGTCGAGGCGATGCATGGCTCTTTCGACGCCGGCTTCGTGCTGCCGGTCGATCTGACTGATAATGGCGCGCTCAGCCCATCCGGTCCGCTGGCCGGGCTGACGCTGCCGGCGCTGCTGGAAACCCTGAAACCGGTTTTCGACGAGGCGAGCCCCGAGGCCGATGATCGCGCCTTTCACGCAGCCCTTGCCATTGCCCGCAGTTTCGTCGAGGCCAGGATCGCTCAGAGTGCCGCAAAATTGCGGGCCGAGGCGATCGTGCATCGGGCAATCGAGGCTGCGGGGCAGGGGCGTGTTCTGGAATTACCGAGAGGAATGCCCTTCCGTCCCGCCATCGTCAAGGCGGGCGCCGATCATCTGCTGTTCGTCGTCCACCCGCGCGAAAAGGACTGGTGCGTGACCGGCATCCGCCGCGCCGAGGAGGGGTTCGAGCTCAGGGCCGACCTGCCGGCCGGCTGGGCCGGGCTCACCAATGGCGCACTGGAGGCGGTTTGCGGCATTGAGGGCGCAAGCTTCTGCCACAACGGCCGCTTCATTGCCGCTGCCAGGACCCGCGAAGCCGCTCTCGCCATGGCCGAGCTGGCGGTAAAGGAGGCGCTTTCGATCGGGGCGCAGTCAAATGGCGGCAGCTGA
- a CDS encoding HIT family protein: MEIPQRFHVVETAGWLVNHRMNSALPGYLMISSKTDTNDLSDLPEDALAEFGPLLARAQSVLKQQLNAQRVYIGRYGHMPSYPIHFHVIPIYDWVEELFWKDARYRVLENFAEGPGKTATDGAELTLFVWREFCERAEPPPIRGPSVSEAIELLREAMRFPPL; this comes from the coding sequence GTGGAGATCCCTCAGCGCTTTCACGTTGTCGAGACGGCCGGATGGCTTGTGAACCACCGCATGAACTCCGCCCTTCCCGGTTACCTCATGATCAGTTCCAAGACCGACACCAACGATCTGTCGGATCTGCCTGAAGACGCTTTGGCCGAATTCGGCCCATTGCTCGCAAGGGCTCAGAGCGTTCTGAAACAGCAATTGAATGCTCAGCGCGTCTATATCGGCCGGTACGGGCACATGCCCAGTTATCCGATCCACTTCCATGTGATCCCGATATATGACTGGGTGGAGGAATTGTTCTGGAAGGACGCTCGATATCGCGTGCTCGAGAATTTTGCAGAGGGACCGGGGAAAACCGCAACGGATGGCGCAGAACTGACGCTGTTTGTCTGGCGAGAGTTCTGCGAACGCGCAGAGCCGCCGCCGATCAGAGGGCCTTCGGTCTCAGAGGCCATCGAGCTGCTGCGAGAGGCAATGCGGTTTCCGCCGCTTTAG
- a CDS encoding type II toxin-antitoxin system Phd/YefM family antitoxin yields MRVSVTDAKGQLTELVRRAEAGDEVILTRHGHAAVKLVPMRAAPDRKSRRTLMEAVRASAIAKAADGPPAARSQDFLYSDDGLPE; encoded by the coding sequence ATGCGAGTGTCTGTGACGGATGCCAAGGGGCAATTGACCGAACTGGTCCGGCGTGCCGAAGCCGGGGACGAGGTCATTCTCACCCGGCACGGTCATGCCGCCGTGAAACTGGTTCCGATGAGGGCAGCGCCCGATCGGAAATCCCGCCGGACGCTCATGGAAGCGGTGCGGGCCTCCGCCATTGCCAAAGCCGCAGATGGGCCGCCGGCCGCACGCAGCCAGGATTTCCTCTATAGCGATGACGGCCTGCCCGAATGA
- a CDS encoding type II toxin-antitoxin system VapC family toxin, translating into MIAVDTSALMAIVLGEPQADALIAVLEAEDDLLISAGTVAEALIVSARRNVGDEMEQLIDGLGFEIVAVTPASARRIAEAYRTWGKGAHPASLNFGDCFAYEVASFRP; encoded by the coding sequence ATGATCGCCGTCGACACCTCCGCCCTGATGGCGATCGTGCTTGGCGAACCACAAGCCGATGCCCTGATTGCCGTCCTCGAAGCCGAGGATGATCTCCTGATCTCCGCCGGCACGGTCGCCGAAGCCTTGATCGTCTCGGCCCGTCGCAACGTCGGCGATGAGATGGAACAACTGATCGACGGCCTCGGCTTCGAAATCGTCGCCGTCACCCCTGCCTCCGCCCGCCGCATCGCCGAAGCCTACCGCACCTGGGGCAAAGGCGCCCATCCCGCCAGCCTGAACTTCGGCGACTGCTTCGCCTATGAGGTAGCTAGTTTCCGTCCATAA
- a CDS encoding ISNCY family transposase — MRQERTVQANIFDLFAEHEIGRELKAMSQWLDEHRDLLGLVAQDLRRHGVKETGREGLPAEAVLRCALLKQHRQLSYEELAFHLEDSASFRAFARLPWGWNPKKSVLHKTISAIRAGTFEAINRVLLTSARQDKVERGKVVRIDSTVTSALMHEPSDSSLLWDCVRVMVRLLQQAASLGSAISWHDHCRAAKKRSRAIQFTRGRPKRVQHYRALVRITRTTLSYLEQAAAQLPLAAGPAVELWQAQLRHYKPLIERIIAQTERRVLAGEAVPAGDKLVSLFEPHADIIVKGSRDVEYGHKINLTTGTSGLILDLVVETGNPADSERLLPMLERHIGIWGEAPRQAAADGGYASRDNLSRAKAWGICDMAFHKKCGLRIEDMVKSRWVYRKLRNFRAGIEAGISCLKRAYGLGRCTWRGLDHFKAYVWSSVVAYNLALFARLRPT, encoded by the coding sequence ATGCGCCAAGAACGCACCGTCCAAGCCAATATATTCGATCTTTTCGCCGAACACGAGATCGGCCGCGAGCTGAAAGCCATGTCGCAATGGCTGGATGAGCATCGTGATCTGCTCGGGCTGGTAGCGCAGGACCTGCGCCGCCACGGCGTCAAGGAGACCGGCCGCGAGGGCCTGCCGGCGGAGGCCGTGCTGCGTTGCGCCCTGCTCAAACAACACCGTCAGTTGAGTTATGAGGAGTTGGCCTTTCATCTGGAAGATTCCGCCTCGTTCCGGGCCTTTGCCCGGCTGCCGTGGGGGTGGAACCCGAAGAAGTCGGTCTTGCACAAGACGATCAGCGCGATCCGGGCCGGGACCTTTGAAGCGATCAATCGCGTGCTGTTGACGAGCGCCCGGCAGGACAAGGTGGAACGCGGCAAGGTCGTGCGCATCGACAGCACCGTCACTTCGGCGCTGATGCACGAACCGAGCGACAGTAGTCTTTTGTGGGACTGCGTGCGGGTGATGGTGCGGCTGTTGCAGCAGGCGGCTTCCTTGGGCAGCGCCATCTCATGGCACGATCACTGCCGCGCGGCGAAGAAGCGATCCCGGGCGATCCAATTTACCCGCGGTCGTCCGAAACGAGTTCAGCACTATCGCGCGCTGGTCAGGATCACGCGCACCACCTTGAGCTATCTCGAACAGGCGGCGGCGCAACTGCCCTTGGCGGCGGGCCCGGCGGTCGAACTCTGGCAGGCCCAACTCCGCCACTATAAGCCGCTGATCGAACGGATCATCGCCCAGACCGAGCGGCGGGTCCTGGCCGGCGAGGCGGTGCCGGCTGGCGACAAGCTGGTCAGTTTGTTCGAGCCGCATGCCGACATCATCGTCAAAGGCAGCCGCGACGTCGAGTATGGCCATAAGATCAATTTGACCACCGGCACAAGCGGGCTGATCCTCGACCTCGTCGTCGAAACCGGCAACCCGGCCGACAGCGAGCGCTTGCTGCCGATGCTGGAACGCCACATCGGCATCTGGGGCGAGGCGCCGCGTCAGGCGGCGGCCGACGGCGGCTATGCCAGCCGCGATAATTTGAGCCGAGCCAAAGCCTGGGGCATCTGCGACATGGCCTTCCACAAGAAGTGCGGCCTCAGGATCGAAGACATGGTCAAGAGCCGCTGGGTCTATCGCAAGCTGCGCAACTTCCGCGCCGGCATCGAGGCCGGCATCTCCTGCCTCAAACGCGCCTACGGCTTGGGGCGCTGCACCTGGCGTGGGCTCGACCACTTCAAGGCTTATGTCTGGTCCTCGGTGGTCGCATACAATCTCGCCCTCTTCGCCCGCCTCAGGCCGACCTGA
- the blh gene encoding bifunctional sulfur transferase/dioxygenase Blh has translation MTSVRVNELISVAGQPHAADFADFAARGFAGVINARPDGEEPDQPGNAAEKAAAAAVELSYCFVPVKSSEITEADIRAFQMAMAQAKGPVVAHCKSGTRALTLYALGEVLDGRMKPGDVEAFGQNLGFDLAGARRFLEKRAGQAPHVKAFFEPRTYSVQYVVSDPATKRCAIIDPVLDFDEMSGATGTANADAILAHVESEGLTVEWILDTHPHADHFSAAHYVKGKTGAPSAIGAHVTEVQKLWKEIYNWPALETDGSQWDRLFAEGDTFEIGALKARVMFSPGHTLASITYVIGDAAFVHDTVFAPDSGTARTDFPGGSAAALWHSIQAILSLPEETRLFSGHDYQPGGRHPRWESTVAAQKRANPHISGIDEAGFVALRQARDRTLPKPKLMLHALQVNIRGGRLPEPEGNGRRYLKIPLDAL, from the coding sequence ATGACATCCGTGAGGGTCAATGAGCTGATATCGGTAGCGGGACAGCCCCATGCCGCGGACTTTGCCGATTTCGCGGCGCGCGGCTTTGCCGGCGTCATCAATGCCCGGCCGGATGGCGAGGAGCCGGATCAGCCCGGCAATGCTGCGGAAAAGGCGGCGGCGGCCGCCGTCGAGCTTTCCTACTGCTTCGTGCCGGTGAAGAGCTCCGAGATCACCGAGGCTGATATCCGCGCCTTCCAGATGGCGATGGCGCAAGCGAAGGGGCCGGTCGTCGCCCATTGCAAGAGCGGCACGCGGGCGCTGACGCTCTATGCGCTGGGCGAGGTGCTCGACGGGCGGATGAAGCCCGGGGATGTCGAGGCCTTCGGTCAAAACCTCGGCTTCGATCTTGCCGGCGCGCGACGTTTTCTGGAGAAGCGGGCGGGGCAGGCGCCTCATGTAAAGGCCTTCTTCGAGCCCCGCACCTATAGTGTGCAATATGTGGTTTCCGATCCGGCCACGAAACGCTGTGCGATCATCGACCCGGTGCTCGATTTCGACGAGATGTCGGGGGCGACGGGGACGGCCAATGCCGATGCCATCCTCGCTCATGTCGAAAGCGAAGGGCTGACGGTCGAGTGGATCCTCGACACCCATCCGCATGCCGATCATTTCTCCGCCGCGCACTACGTCAAAGGAAAGACCGGCGCGCCGAGCGCGATCGGCGCACATGTCACGGAGGTGCAGAAGCTTTGGAAGGAGATCTACAACTGGCCGGCCCTGGAAACCGACGGTTCGCAATGGGACCGGCTGTTTGCCGAGGGCGACACGTTCGAGATCGGTGCGCTTAAGGCCCGCGTGATGTTTTCGCCCGGGCACACGCTCGCATCGATCACTTATGTGATCGGTGACGCCGCCTTCGTGCACGACACGGTGTTCGCGCCGGATTCCGGCACGGCGCGCACGGATTTCCCGGGCGGAAGTGCTGCCGCTCTCTGGCACTCGATCCAGGCCATCCTGTCGCTGCCCGAGGAGACCCGCCTCTTTTCCGGCCACGACTACCAGCCCGGCGGCCGGCACCCGCGCTGGGAAAGCACGGTGGCGGCGCAGAAGCGCGCCAACCCGCATATATCAGGCATCGACGAGGCCGGCTTCGTGGCGCTGCGGCAGGCGCGCGACCGCACGCTGCCGAAGCCGAAGCTGATGCTGCACGCGCTGCAGGTGAATATCCGCGGCGGGCGGCTGCCCGAGCCGGAGGGGAATGGCAGGCGGTATTTGAAGATTCCGCTGGATGCGTTGTAG
- a CDS encoding DsrE family protein yields MQTATDKLVVLVTKGIESELSSVAFTIANGGITAGLKVSVFLTSTGIDLVRKGGQRMTHVPPLEPLASLIENFQQRGGTIWACPPCVTSRGYNKEDLLDGVVIVGASAMHAEIKQGAATLSF; encoded by the coding sequence ATGCAAACGGCAACCGACAAACTGGTCGTGCTCGTCACCAAGGGCATCGAATCCGAACTGTCCTCCGTCGCCTTCACCATTGCCAATGGCGGCATCACCGCCGGGCTGAAGGTCTCGGTATTCCTCACCAGCACCGGGATCGACCTGGTGCGCAAGGGTGGCCAGCGCATGACGCATGTGCCGCCGCTCGAACCGCTCGCGAGCCTGATCGAGAATTTCCAGCAGCGCGGCGGCACGATCTGGGCCTGCCCGCCCTGCGTGACTTCCCGCGGCTACAACAAGGAAGATTTGCTCGACGGCGTCGTCATCGTCGGCGCCAGCGCCATGCATGCCGAGATCAAGCAGGGGGCGGCGACGCTGTCGTTTTAA
- a CDS encoding VOC family protein, with protein sequence MLTIGSIVWGVRDVARAIEFWCAALNYKPLREPSEDWAILVPVTGEGQQMAITIVSSDPTTHQRHHLDLYASDQQAEVERLLSLGAQRVDWRYPEGADYIVLADPDGNRFCVIQKEMQPHGVSNPPV encoded by the coding sequence ATGCTTACGATTGGCTCGATTGTCTGGGGTGTAAGGGATGTTGCGCGCGCCATCGAATTCTGGTGCGCGGCCTTGAATTATAAACCTTTGCGAGAGCCGTCGGAAGATTGGGCCATTCTTGTCCCGGTCACGGGCGAAGGACAGCAGATGGCGATCACGATCGTTTCATCCGACCCCACCACCCACCAGCGCCATCATCTCGATCTCTATGCATCCGATCAGCAAGCCGAGGTCGAGCGGCTGTTGTCTCTTGGAGCGCAGCGTGTGGATTGGCGCTATCCCGAAGGCGCGGACTATATCGTTCTGGCCGATCCTGATGGAAACAGGTTCTGCGTCATTCAGAAAGAGATGCAGCCGCATGGCGTCAGCAATCCACCCGTTTGA
- a CDS encoding cupin domain-containing protein, giving the protein MSSFRNAVVSLPGKERVAKAPFGARIVIHATAAETDGAFGMWETFTPPGHGPAPHTHTRETEVFRVIRGLYRFQCGDEAFDAPVGTVVVLPPHVPHSWRNIGDEPGRMFGTVTPGGCEQLFIDIEAFGADTPEKIAVIEARLGIINDITLALGLTGPQPR; this is encoded by the coding sequence ATGTCGAGTTTCAGGAATGCCGTCGTCTCTTTGCCCGGCAAGGAGCGCGTGGCGAAGGCGCCCTTCGGCGCGAGGATTGTCATCCATGCCACGGCCGCCGAGACAGACGGCGCGTTCGGGATGTGGGAAACCTTCACGCCGCCGGGTCATGGTCCGGCCCCGCACACGCACACCCGGGAGACGGAAGTCTTTCGGGTCATTCGCGGTCTCTATCGATTCCAATGCGGCGACGAGGCGTTCGACGCGCCTGTGGGAACCGTTGTCGTTCTGCCGCCACATGTACCGCACAGTTGGCGAAACATAGGCGACGAACCCGGCCGGATGTTCGGCACGGTCACGCCCGGCGGCTGCGAGCAATTGTTCATCGATATCGAGGCTTTTGGTGCCGATACGCCTGAGAAAATCGCGGTGATCGAAGCGCGACTGGGGATCATTAACGACATCACGCTGGCCCTGGGATTGACAGGCCCGCAACCGCGCTGA
- a CDS encoding VOC family protein, whose protein sequence is MIDHITIAVGDLQKSKLFYERAFDPLGYRLSFGKEGVFWAFDVGGSLFEIQHTDDKPPLTRLHVAFRVRSRAEVEAFYRVALEAGARDNGAPGPRPEYEENYYACFVLDPDGYNIEAMLNEPAPQG, encoded by the coding sequence GTGATCGATCATATCACCATTGCAGTGGGTGACCTGCAGAAGAGCAAATTATTCTATGAGCGCGCTTTCGACCCTCTGGGTTATCGCCTCTCCTTCGGGAAGGAGGGCGTGTTCTGGGCCTTCGATGTCGGCGGCAGCCTGTTCGAGATACAGCACACCGACGACAAGCCGCCTCTGACGCGTTTGCACGTTGCCTTCCGGGTTCGGAGCAGGGCGGAGGTCGAGGCGTTTTATCGGGTCGCGCTCGAAGCCGGCGCCCGGGACAATGGCGCGCCCGGCCCGCGGCCGGAATATGAAGAGAACTATTATGCCTGCTTCGTTCTCGACCCCGACGGATATAATATCGAAGCGATGCTCAATGAGCCGGCGCCGCAAGGGTAA
- a CDS encoding DUF1127 domain-containing protein has protein sequence MAHTETHAGISAPRPNSVTIIVAALRKWQRSVARRKALADLTPDQLRDIGYPRDDIGHPEVNRPVLEIKAGLMTKLMSMR, from the coding sequence ATGGCTCACACGGAAACTCACGCCGGCATCAGCGCGCCGAGGCCGAACAGCGTAACAATCATCGTCGCTGCCCTGAGGAAGTGGCAGCGGAGCGTCGCAAGACGGAAGGCATTGGCAGATCTGACGCCCGACCAGCTGAGGGACATCGGTTACCCCCGGGATGACATCGGCCATCCGGAAGTCAATCGACCCGTGCTCGAAATCAAAGCAGGGCTGATGACGAAGTTGATGTCAATGCGATAG